One Tamlana carrageenivorans genomic region harbors:
- a CDS encoding OmpP1/FadL family transporter: MKKFSLLLLSAFTFTSIYAQDITDALRYSQNETRGTARFRALSGAFGALGGDMSAVSLNPAGSAIFSHSNITFTGSNTNVKNETDYFNEYTNTNDSHFGIDQGGAALIFVNRNSYSKWKKFALSFNYEKTSNFNNFWNARGLNTNDDGDFSNSIARFFYDYAEGQRLADISALPGESIDRAYREIGNQFGYGNQQAFLAYESYILDPEFDDDENTTYFSNVEPGNFNHDYTYLATGYNGKMSFNFATQFEDKLSLGLNLNSHFINYERTTALLEDNNNTGSVVNHINFRNSLLTRGAGFSFQLGGIYNITPDLRMGLVYDSPTWYSIDEETTQYISTKRDVSGVPTTQIVDPRIINVLPRYQLQTPSKITASLAYIIAKRGLISFDYSNQNLANTAFGPSYDTYLMDQNVVIQNALTDVSTYRVGAEFRVINLLSLRGGYRYEDSPYKDGVTVSDLTGYSFGIGLNFGNTKLDFTYDQAERSYQNNLYNLNGGGSPFASIDRKNQNFTISLGFSI, from the coding sequence ATGAAAAAGTTTAGTTTACTACTCTTAAGCGCTTTCACATTTACAAGTATTTATGCTCAAGATATTACTGATGCTTTAAGATATTCGCAAAATGAAACCCGGGGAACTGCGCGCTTTAGAGCCTTAAGCGGTGCTTTTGGCGCCCTTGGTGGTGATATGAGTGCTGTAAGTTTAAATCCTGCTGGTTCTGCTATTTTTAGCCACAGTAACATTACGTTTACAGGATCTAACACCAATGTAAAAAATGAAACTGATTATTTTAATGAATACACAAATACTAACGACTCTCATTTTGGCATCGACCAAGGAGGAGCCGCTTTAATATTTGTTAATAGAAACAGTTATTCGAAATGGAAAAAATTCGCCTTGTCTTTTAATTACGAAAAAACCAGCAATTTTAATAATTTTTGGAATGCCAGAGGACTGAATACCAATGACGATGGAGATTTTAGCAATTCCATAGCACGCTTTTTTTATGATTATGCTGAGGGACAACGCTTAGCCGATATTTCGGCCTTACCAGGTGAATCTATAGATCGAGCATACAGAGAAATAGGAAATCAATTTGGGTATGGCAACCAACAAGCATTCTTAGCATATGAATCTTACATTCTAGACCCTGAATTTGATGATGATGAGAATACCACCTATTTTTCAAATGTAGAGCCAGGAAATTTCAACCACGACTACACCTACTTAGCTACAGGATATAATGGCAAAATGTCCTTTAACTTTGCCACGCAGTTTGAAGACAAACTATCCTTAGGGCTAAACCTAAACTCGCATTTCATTAATTATGAACGCACTACTGCTTTACTAGAGGACAACAATAACACAGGATCTGTGGTAAACCACATTAATTTTCGAAACAGTTTACTTACTAGAGGTGCCGGCTTCTCATTTCAGTTAGGAGGTATTTATAATATTACTCCAGATCTTAGAATGGGGCTGGTTTACGATTCACCCACTTGGTACTCCATAGACGAAGAAACAACACAATACATTAGTACCAAAAGAGATGTTTCTGGTGTACCGACTACACAAATTGTAGACCCTAGAATTATTAACGTTTTACCAAGATACCAGCTTCAAACACCGTCAAAAATAACCGCTAGTTTAGCCTATATTATTGCGAAACGCGGACTCATAAGCTTTGATTATTCCAATCAAAATTTAGCCAACACAGCATTTGGCCCGTCCTACGACACATATCTTATGGATCAAAATGTAGTTATCCAAAATGCTTTAACCGATGTATCTACCTACCGTGTAGGCGCAGAATTTAGAGTCATAAACCTACTCAGCTTACGTGGCGGATACCGCTATGAAGATAGCCCCTATAAAGACGGAGTAACGGTAAGTGATTTAACCGGCTATTCTTTTGGTATTGGTTTAAATTTTGGAAACACAAAATTAGATTTCACTTATGATCAGGCTGAAAGATCATATCAAAATAACCTTTACAATCTTAACGGAGGTGGATCTCCTTTCGCTTCCATTGACAGAAAAAACCAAAATTTTACAATATCTCTCGGATTCAGCATATAA
- the folE gene encoding GTP cyclohydrolase I FolE has translation MKFDSNLDDFDALGEEHIGTSEDTPMRNDAFKLSNEEKIDIIKDDVRHIMETLGLDLTDDSLKGTPNRVAKMFVKEIFGGLDPSKKPSASTFDNKYKYGEMLVEKNITVYSTCEHHLLPIVGRAHIAYISNGTVVGLSKMNRVVDYFAKRPQVQERLTIQIVRELQRVLGTKDVACVIDAKHLCVNSRGIRDIESSTVTSEFGGKFKDMGTRREFLDYIKLDTTF, from the coding sequence ATGAAATTCGATAGTAATTTAGACGATTTTGACGCCTTAGGAGAAGAACACATTGGTACTTCAGAAGATACGCCAATGCGAAATGATGCTTTTAAACTGTCTAACGAAGAAAAAATAGACATTATTAAGGATGACGTGCGTCATATTATGGAAACCTTAGGTTTAGATTTAACCGACGACAGCTTAAAAGGGACTCCAAACCGTGTAGCAAAAATGTTTGTTAAAGAAATTTTTGGAGGCCTAGACCCTTCTAAAAAACCCAGTGCTTCTACTTTCGACAACAAATACAAATATGGCGAAATGTTAGTTGAAAAGAACATAACTGTTTACTCAACTTGCGAGCATCACTTACTTCCTATAGTAGGTAGAGCCCATATCGCTTATATATCTAACGGAACTGTGGTTGGTTTATCTAAGATGAATCGTGTGGTAGATTACTTTGCTAAGCGTCCACAGGTACAGGAGCGTTTAACCATTCAAATCGTTAGAGAACTTCAAAGAGTATTAGGTACCAAAGATGTAGCTTGCGTGATTGACGCCAAACACCTCTGTGTAAATTCTAGAGGTATTCGCGACATTGAAAGTAGCACCGTAACTTCAGAATTTGGAGGAAAATTTAAAGATATGGGTACCCGTCGTGAATTTTTAGACTATATAAAATTAGACACTACCTTTTAA
- the yidD gene encoding membrane protein insertion efficiency factor YidD: MLKKILIAPFLLLIKVYQTLISPLTPATCRFHPTCSQYAKEALTKHGFFKGGWLAIKRIFSCHPWGGSGYDPVP, translated from the coding sequence ATGCTTAAAAAAATACTGATAGCGCCTTTTTTACTTTTAATAAAAGTGTATCAAACACTTATTTCCCCTTTAACCCCTGCGACTTGCAGGTTCCACCCTACATGCTCTCAATATGCCAAGGAAGCTTTAACCAAACATGGTTTTTTTAAAGGCGGCTGGTTGGCTATAAAGCGAATTTTTAGTTGTCATCCTTGGGGTGGTTCAGGGTATGATCCGGTTCCTTAA
- the cysS gene encoding cysteine--tRNA ligase, with protein MQLYQSQSLKIYNSLSGKKETFKPINEGHIGMYVCGPTVYSNVHLGNVRTFMSFDMIFRYLKHLGYKVRYVRNITDAGHLENDADAGEDKITKKARLEQIEPMEVVQRYTVDFHNILNTFNFLPPSIEPTATGHIIEQIELIKNIIDNGFAYVVNGSVYFDVHKFNETNEYGKLSKRKLDDLIHNTRTLDGQCDKKNPQDFALWKKAEPQHIMRWPSPWSDGFPGWHLECTAMSTKYLGEQFDIHGGGMDLKFPHHECEIAQNEAAIGKSPVNYWMHANMLELNGQRMSKSTGNTVNPHELLSGDNTFFSKAYAPSVIRFFIAQSSYRSVLDLTDDGLLASEKGFNRLMEAMNLLGSIQASKASSLDIESWKQKCYDAMNDDFNSPILIAHLFEAAKYINQLKEGSETLTSEDLNILKDTLNTFVFDVLGLENNASNNSGTDKLSGAVDVLIKLRQEARANKDFALSDKIRDELAEVGIQLKDGKDGTTFSIQ; from the coding sequence ATGCAGCTATACCAATCGCAATCTCTAAAGATTTACAATTCATTATCCGGAAAAAAAGAAACATTTAAACCAATTAATGAAGGCCATATCGGCATGTATGTTTGTGGTCCTACGGTTTATAGTAATGTACACTTAGGTAATGTGAGAACATTTATGTCTTTTGACATGATTTTTCGCTATTTGAAGCATTTGGGTTACAAAGTGCGCTATGTTAGAAACATTACCGATGCCGGACATTTAGAAAATGATGCTGACGCTGGTGAAGATAAAATCACAAAAAAAGCGCGTTTAGAACAAATTGAACCTATGGAAGTCGTACAACGATACACCGTAGATTTTCATAATATTTTAAATACGTTTAACTTTTTACCGCCTAGTATAGAGCCTACCGCTACGGGCCATATTATCGAACAAATTGAGCTCATAAAAAACATTATTGACAACGGATTTGCTTATGTGGTAAACGGCTCGGTGTACTTTGATGTCCATAAGTTTAATGAAACTAATGAGTACGGTAAGCTGAGTAAACGTAAACTTGACGATTTAATTCACAACACACGAACCTTAGACGGACAATGCGATAAAAAGAATCCTCAAGATTTTGCGCTTTGGAAAAAAGCCGAACCGCAGCACATTATGCGTTGGCCTTCACCTTGGAGTGATGGATTTCCTGGGTGGCACTTAGAGTGTACCGCTATGAGCACCAAATACTTAGGAGAACAATTTGACATTCACGGTGGTGGAATGGATTTAAAATTCCCACACCACGAATGCGAAATAGCTCAAAATGAAGCAGCTATAGGTAAATCGCCTGTAAATTACTGGATGCATGCCAATATGCTAGAGTTAAACGGGCAGCGTATGTCTAAATCTACTGGAAATACCGTGAATCCGCACGAATTACTTTCAGGAGATAATACGTTTTTCAGTAAAGCTTATGCACCAAGCGTGATTCGTTTCTTTATTGCACAATCATCTTACCGAAGTGTATTAGACTTAACAGATGACGGATTATTAGCCAGTGAAAAAGGCTTTAACAGATTGATGGAAGCCATGAATTTGCTAGGTAGCATACAAGCTTCAAAAGCATCATCATTAGACATTGAATCATGGAAACAAAAATGTTATGATGCGATGAACGATGATTTTAATTCGCCTATTTTAATCGCTCATTTATTTGAAGCCGCGAAATATATCAATCAGCTTAAAGAAGGTAGTGAAACCCTCACTTCTGAAGATTTAAACATTTTAAAAGACACTTTAAACACCTTTGTTTTTGATGTCCTTGGTTTGGAAAACAACGCTAGCAACAATTCTGGAACCGATAAACTTTCTGGAGCTGTCGATGTTTTAATTAAACTCAGACAAGAAGCTAGAGCAAATAAAGATTTTGCTTTATCAGATAAAATTCGTGATGAACTGGCTGAAGTAGGTATTCAGCTCAAAGACGGCAAAGACGGCACGACTTTTTCAATTCAATAA